A stretch of Metabacillus sp. FJAT-52054 DNA encodes these proteins:
- the ytrI gene encoding sporulation membrane protein YtrI, producing MRIPPYHRQPGWQRFFAGMMAGAAAAWCVFLFTYGVLQEKQVKIIQEQKSAVLELTRKNSIYQEDSRELNEEVNKKLVVQELNVKLTNGERFKLSPLTIHKIEIEAKKDLSDLLERDLESIFESRKIIKKAIENKVYRIDDKDYRLLVKEMTIYTTLYLEVEVSFVD from the coding sequence ATGAGAATTCCGCCTTATCACAGACAGCCTGGATGGCAGCGTTTTTTTGCCGGGATGATGGCTGGAGCGGCAGCTGCATGGTGCGTCTTTCTTTTCACGTATGGCGTTCTTCAGGAAAAGCAGGTGAAAATTATTCAGGAGCAGAAATCAGCAGTACTTGAACTGACCCGCAAAAACAGCATTTATCAGGAGGATTCAAGAGAACTGAATGAAGAAGTCAACAAGAAACTTGTTGTTCAGGAATTAAATGTGAAGCTGACAAATGGGGAAAGATTCAAGCTGAGTCCGTTAACGATCCACAAAATAGAAATTGAGGCAAAGAAAGATCTATCTGATTTGCTTGAGAGGGATTTGGAAAGCATCTTTGAAAGCCGAAAAATTATTAAAAAGGCAATAGAAAATAAAGTATATCGGATTGATGACAAGGACTATCGGCTTTTAGTTAAGGAAATGACTATTTATACAACCCTTTACCTTGAAGTAGAGGTTTCATTCGTTGATTAA
- a CDS encoding YtrH family sporulation protein produces MEKAFLPAFIDSYFIALGVLLGGSIIGGVGAYLSGEPPMTTIVEFANRLKIWALVAAIGGTFDAFYSFERGLFNGETRDILKQVMLIVSAMGGAQTGWIIITWLTQEHLS; encoded by the coding sequence ATGGAAAAAGCATTTTTGCCTGCTTTTATTGATAGCTATTTCATTGCTCTAGGGGTTCTCTTAGGAGGAAGCATCATTGGAGGGGTTGGAGCTTACTTATCAGGCGAACCCCCAATGACAACCATTGTTGAATTTGCTAACCGTCTTAAGATTTGGGCTCTTGTCGCGGCAATCGGCGGAACCTTCGATGCCTTTTACAGCTTTGAACGCGGTCTGTTTAACGGAGAGACTAGGGATATTTTAAAACAAGTCATGCTGATTGTTTCCGCTATGGGGGGAGCCCAGACAGGCTGGATTATTATAACCTGGCTTACACAGGAGCACCTTTCATGA
- the dnaE gene encoding DNA polymerase III subunit alpha gives MPFVHLQLQSSYSLLNSSVRLDRLVQKAAELHFNTLALTDQGVMYGTVAFYKQCKKNGIKPIFGLTAAVLPQGDTIPQGYPLILLAENYKGYQNLLKISSALQTKSPNGIPDRWMKSYREGLIALSPGREGWIETLLENGEVEEAERAAAHYLELFGEDSFYLGIQKTEQTEQEESLNQSILKVSATSGAGLAALNDVHYLEKEDYLAYQSLIAIQNGEKLNEDTAEDSKERYFKSAQQMAEIFNNFPEALENTLKIADRCHVELGLGKARLPSFPAPGGEPADEYLERVCLEGLKQRYPEPAEDVYRRLTYELDVIKNMGFSDYFLIVWDFMKFAHENRILTGPGRGSAAGSLVAYVLKITDVDPIKHRLLFERFLNPGRISMPDIDIDFPDTRRDEVIEYVAEKYGSNHVAQIITFGTLAARASIRDTARVMGISPKEADQLAKKVPSGPGVTLEKALKESPAFLKEVQNSPAAAKIVEIASKIEGLPRHVSTHAAGVVFSEDPLTSVVPLREGHQDVYLTQYSMDHLEELGLLKMDFLGLRNLSLIESIVKMVKAQTGTAPSFEKIDYDDLKTFQLLSEGDTTGVFQLESEGMRSVLRRLKPESLEDIAAVNALYRPGPMENIPNYIERKHGKAPIAYPHPDLKELLEPTYGVIVYQEQIMEIASVMAGFSLGDADLLRRAVGKKKKSVLDEERKHFVDGCTKEGYTAKTANEVYDLIVRFADYGFNRSHAVAYSMIGFQLAYLKAHYPSIFMTALLTSSIGNDEKTAQYVKEARGKELKILPPSVNKSEVPFKLENGAIRYSLSSIKNVGIAAVKDIFRARQQKAFADLFDFCLRVSAKTANRRTLEALVFSGAFDEFNIGRESLLATLDVALEHAELMRPESGDGQMDLGFEDEFTLKPKYIEVEPFTIAEKLQFEKESLGFYFSDHPVSSFKEILAAQKTVKLDQIERKAGSYIRAGVYLSKVRTIRTKKGDLMAFLTMSDETGDAEGVCFPGQYAKLSEIIKEGTLLLAEGKAELRDDSVQFILQKAEPLKDISKPVSAGTLFLKIENRDRSAERMAMLREVLGKHTGNTPVYLFNPEDKKTVQLNGYKTAAASEECIGMLKALLGEDHVVLKE, from the coding sequence ATGCCGTTTGTTCACCTCCAATTACAAAGCTCTTACAGTTTGCTGAATAGTTCTGTGCGCCTGGACAGGCTTGTCCAAAAAGCGGCAGAGCTTCATTTTAATACGCTCGCTTTAACTGATCAAGGCGTTATGTATGGTACAGTGGCCTTTTATAAACAGTGCAAAAAAAATGGAATTAAACCGATTTTCGGCTTGACCGCCGCAGTTCTTCCCCAAGGTGATACCATTCCCCAGGGATACCCGCTCATTCTCCTTGCAGAAAACTACAAAGGCTATCAAAATCTGCTGAAAATCAGCAGTGCTCTTCAAACGAAGTCACCAAATGGAATCCCCGATCGATGGATGAAAAGCTATCGGGAAGGGCTTATTGCCCTTTCACCAGGCAGAGAAGGATGGATTGAAACCTTGCTTGAGAACGGGGAGGTTGAGGAGGCAGAACGTGCTGCTGCACATTATCTGGAGTTATTCGGTGAAGATTCCTTCTATTTAGGTATTCAAAAAACCGAACAGACGGAACAAGAGGAGAGTTTGAATCAATCTATTCTAAAGGTCTCCGCCACATCCGGTGCAGGTTTGGCTGCTCTGAATGACGTTCATTATCTCGAAAAAGAAGACTATCTTGCTTATCAAAGTTTAATTGCTATTCAAAATGGCGAGAAGCTAAACGAGGATACAGCGGAAGATTCTAAAGAGAGGTATTTTAAATCTGCACAGCAGATGGCCGAGATTTTCAATAATTTTCCAGAAGCGCTGGAGAACACGCTTAAGATTGCTGACCGCTGCCATGTAGAACTGGGACTTGGAAAAGCGAGGCTTCCATCCTTCCCCGCACCGGGCGGGGAGCCTGCTGATGAATATTTGGAGCGGGTTTGCCTGGAAGGGCTGAAACAACGTTATCCTGAGCCTGCAGAAGATGTTTACCGACGGCTTACGTATGAACTTGATGTGATTAAAAACATGGGCTTCAGCGATTATTTTCTAATTGTTTGGGATTTTATGAAGTTTGCTCATGAAAACCGGATTCTGACAGGTCCGGGCAGGGGATCTGCAGCTGGGTCGCTCGTTGCATATGTGCTAAAAATTACGGACGTTGATCCAATAAAACACCGGCTCCTGTTCGAACGGTTCCTAAATCCGGGAAGAATCAGCATGCCGGATATCGATATTGATTTTCCGGATACAAGAAGAGATGAAGTCATTGAGTACGTGGCTGAAAAGTATGGCTCAAACCATGTTGCGCAGATCATTACATTCGGTACACTCGCTGCCCGTGCCTCTATAAGGGATACAGCGAGAGTTATGGGGATCTCTCCAAAAGAGGCGGATCAGCTTGCGAAAAAAGTTCCTTCAGGTCCTGGAGTGACACTTGAGAAAGCGTTAAAAGAGTCTCCGGCATTTCTGAAGGAAGTACAGAATTCTCCTGCAGCTGCTAAAATCGTTGAAATTGCCTCGAAAATTGAGGGATTGCCACGGCATGTATCCACCCATGCTGCCGGCGTTGTATTCAGTGAAGATCCGCTTACATCAGTCGTTCCGCTAAGAGAAGGCCACCAGGATGTGTATTTAACACAATACTCAATGGATCATCTGGAAGAACTCGGCCTGCTTAAGATGGATTTTCTGGGTCTCAGAAACCTGTCGCTGATTGAATCAATCGTGAAAATGGTGAAGGCTCAAACAGGTACCGCTCCTTCATTTGAAAAAATAGACTATGATGATCTGAAAACCTTTCAGCTGCTGAGTGAAGGGGATACAACAGGAGTTTTCCAGCTGGAGTCAGAAGGAATGCGCAGCGTGCTTAGGAGGCTGAAGCCTGAAAGCCTTGAGGACATTGCTGCCGTTAATGCCCTGTACAGGCCGGGTCCGATGGAGAATATTCCAAACTATATAGAACGAAAGCATGGTAAGGCACCGATTGCCTATCCTCATCCTGATTTGAAAGAGCTATTGGAGCCTACTTATGGAGTCATAGTCTATCAGGAGCAAATCATGGAAATCGCTTCAGTGATGGCGGGGTTTTCACTGGGGGATGCCGATTTGCTGAGACGAGCAGTCGGAAAAAAGAAGAAAAGTGTTTTGGACGAAGAAAGAAAGCACTTTGTAGATGGATGCACGAAAGAAGGATACACAGCAAAAACTGCGAATGAAGTATATGATTTAATCGTCCGCTTTGCAGATTACGGATTTAACCGGAGTCATGCGGTTGCATACAGTATGATCGGGTTCCAGCTTGCTTATTTAAAAGCCCATTATCCTTCTATTTTTATGACGGCCCTGCTGACCAGTTCAATTGGGAACGATGAGAAAACTGCCCAATATGTGAAGGAAGCCCGCGGCAAAGAACTCAAGATTCTGCCGCCATCAGTGAATAAGAGTGAAGTCCCTTTTAAGCTTGAAAATGGAGCAATCCGGTATAGCCTTTCATCTATTAAAAATGTTGGAATTGCCGCTGTGAAAGATATTTTCAGAGCCAGGCAGCAAAAGGCTTTTGCCGACCTTTTTGATTTTTGTCTGAGAGTTTCAGCGAAAACGGCGAACCGGAGAACTCTTGAGGCCCTTGTTTTCTCAGGGGCGTTTGATGAGTTCAATATTGGGAGGGAGTCACTGCTTGCTACATTGGATGTAGCGCTCGAGCATGCCGAATTAATGAGGCCTGAATCAGGAGACGGCCAAATGGATTTGGGCTTTGAAGACGAATTTACATTGAAGCCAAAATACATTGAGGTTGAACCGTTTACGATTGCCGAAAAGCTTCAGTTCGAAAAAGAATCGCTTGGATTTTATTTTTCCGATCACCCTGTCAGCAGCTTTAAGGAAATCCTGGCAGCTCAAAAGACGGTCAAGCTGGATCAGATCGAGAGAAAAGCAGGATCGTATATTCGAGCAGGTGTTTATTTATCAAAAGTCCGAACAATTCGTACAAAAAAAGGGGATCTCATGGCGTTCCTTACGATGAGTGACGAAACAGGAGATGCGGAAGGCGTTTGTTTTCCAGGCCAATATGCGAAGCTTTCGGAGATCATCAAAGAGGGAACACTTTTGCTCGCGGAAGGAAAAGCAGAGCTGCGTGATGATTCCGTGCAGTTTATTTTGCAAAAAGCGGAGCCTTTAAAGGACATCAGTAAGCCGGTATCGGCAGGGACATTATTCCTTAAAATCGAAAATCGGGACCGGAGTGCAGAGAGAATGGCCATGCTTAGGGAAGTACTCGGAAAGCATACAGGGAACACGCCGGTCTACCTTTTCAACCCTGAGGATAAAAAAACCGTCCAGCTGAACGGGTATAAAACGGCTGCCGCCTCGGAAGAATGCATTGGGATGCTGAAAGCTCTCCTCGGTGAAGATCATGTTGTGCTGAAAGAATAA
- a CDS encoding CBS domain-containing protein: MATKHEQIIKYIDSLGVGEKISVRQIAKEMNVSEGTAYRAIKEAENKGFVSTIERVGTIRIERKKKENIEKLTFAEVVNVVEGQVLGGRSGLHKTLNKFVIGAMKLEAMMRYTGAGNLLIVGNRTNAHQLALEAGAAVLVTGGFDTDDHVKKLADKMELPVISTSYDTFTVATMINRAIYDQLIKKEIVLVEDILTPADQTICLHGTDKVEMWYEYNQDTGHGRFPVIDRNRKVLGMVTSKDIMGHDRGSSVERVMTRNPITVNGKTSVASAAQMMVWEGIEVLPVTDAHNKLEGMISRQDVLKALQVIQRQPQIGEKLDDIVTNQFVDTDESKNAHVYKCSVTPQMTNHLGTISYGVFTTLVTEAANRLLRSQKKGDLVVENLSIFFMKPVQMETLIEIHPRILEVGRKFGKMDVDVYNEGVIVGKAMMMVQIMERS; the protein is encoded by the coding sequence TTGGCGACAAAGCATGAGCAAATTATAAAATATATTGATTCGCTTGGAGTCGGTGAAAAAATATCCGTCCGGCAAATTGCTAAAGAGATGAATGTAAGTGAAGGAACCGCTTACCGTGCAATTAAAGAGGCTGAAAATAAAGGATTTGTCAGCACGATTGAACGAGTCGGTACCATACGGATTGAGCGGAAGAAAAAAGAGAACATTGAAAAATTAACATTTGCTGAAGTAGTAAATGTAGTTGAAGGACAGGTTTTAGGGGGCCGTTCGGGTCTGCATAAAACACTTAATAAATTTGTTATTGGCGCTATGAAGCTTGAAGCCATGATGCGTTATACCGGTGCCGGAAATCTGCTGATTGTCGGAAATCGGACAAATGCTCATCAGCTTGCTTTGGAAGCGGGGGCAGCCGTTCTTGTGACCGGGGGCTTTGATACAGATGACCATGTAAAAAAGCTGGCGGATAAGATGGAGCTACCGGTGATCTCTACAAGCTATGATACTTTTACCGTTGCGACGATGATTAACCGGGCCATATATGATCAGCTGATAAAGAAGGAAATTGTGCTGGTGGAGGATATTTTAACGCCTGCCGATCAGACAATTTGCCTTCATGGAACGGATAAAGTAGAGATGTGGTATGAGTACAATCAGGATACTGGCCATGGACGGTTTCCTGTTATAGACCGTAACCGGAAAGTATTGGGGATGGTCACATCTAAGGATATTATGGGCCACGACAGAGGGAGCTCGGTTGAGCGGGTGATGACCCGAAATCCGATTACGGTAAATGGGAAAACATCTGTAGCCTCTGCTGCACAAATGATGGTTTGGGAAGGCATTGAAGTGCTTCCTGTCACCGATGCTCACAATAAGCTTGAGGGAATGATTTCAAGGCAGGATGTATTGAAAGCCCTTCAAGTGATCCAGCGGCAGCCGCAGATTGGCGAAAAGCTCGATGATATTGTGACGAATCAATTTGTTGATACGGATGAATCAAAAAATGCACATGTCTATAAGTGCAGCGTCACACCGCAGATGACAAATCATTTAGGAACCATCTCGTACGGAGTATTTACGACGCTCGTAACGGAAGCGGCAAACAGGCTTTTGCGTTCACAGAAAAAAGGAGATTTGGTTGTTGAAAACCTATCGATTTTCTTTATGAAGCCCGTTCAAATGGAAACACTCATTGAGATTCATCCCCGCATTCTCGAGGTAGGAAGAAAATTCGGAAAGATGGATGTGGATGTTTACAATGAAGGTGTTATTGTCGGGAAAGCAATGATGATGGTTCAAATCATGGAACGAAGCTAA
- a CDS encoding cytosine permease: MIPIDKKPLYGLERFGLEAVPAELRKTGWIEYFIIQFAFSFNAGNVLLPALAVMEGGLSFSQAFFSCIAGAFLAFLLVSFLSLPGSVSGLPAQYAIRSILGSRLGQYAASPVRSLISLYWFSVQTIGGTWMLIESLKRFGVQSLSFPLAAAGLGAIMIGITIVGFHAVKKATAYFLPFLLAGEGIIIYLYFTTNTRVTASVSTQSADSAGSLTMLLFASLVFVQYVAGVSASADMTRYARSPLHGFWGMFAGNFIGFSMTAFLGIFSASYFAEMNPFLSASRLTESSLLFSIILAASILSLISINLSNAYTGSFSLLNIFPSLGRIKSAVLFGTAGIILSTMPAVVTEAKSWISILGSLSIPLSAVIVSDFLMVKKGTISDKDLLQMGSVNRQAVFSMAAGILIYWLVPSGTGPGFISFIATCVLYILIIRKKAGTD, encoded by the coding sequence ATGATTCCAATTGATAAAAAGCCTCTGTACGGCCTTGAGCGCTTCGGACTTGAAGCGGTGCCCGCAGAGCTTAGAAAAACGGGTTGGATTGAGTATTTCATTATCCAATTTGCTTTTTCATTTAATGCCGGCAATGTTCTGCTGCCGGCTTTGGCTGTTATGGAAGGCGGGCTGAGTTTCAGCCAGGCATTCTTCAGCTGTATCGCAGGTGCCTTTTTAGCCTTTCTGCTTGTATCTTTTCTGTCATTGCCGGGTTCTGTCAGCGGTCTGCCTGCTCAGTATGCGATCCGGAGTATTCTCGGGAGCCGCCTTGGGCAATACGCCGCATCTCCCGTTCGTTCTTTAATCTCGCTCTACTGGTTTTCCGTTCAAACAATCGGCGGAACGTGGATGCTGATTGAAAGCTTGAAAAGATTTGGTGTTCAGAGCCTTTCTTTTCCTTTGGCTGCTGCTGGACTTGGAGCCATAATGATTGGAATTACAATTGTAGGTTTTCATGCTGTGAAAAAGGCCACTGCCTATTTCCTTCCTTTTTTACTCGCAGGAGAAGGAATCATTATCTATTTATACTTTACTACAAATACGAGGGTAACTGCATCTGTAAGTACTCAGAGTGCAGATAGTGCGGGAAGTTTGACGATGCTGCTGTTTGCGAGTCTTGTTTTTGTCCAGTATGTAGCCGGTGTAAGTGCTTCTGCCGATATGACCAGGTATGCCAGATCGCCACTTCACGGATTTTGGGGAATGTTTGCGGGTAACTTTATCGGGTTTTCAATGACAGCTTTTTTAGGTATCTTCAGTGCTTCTTATTTTGCTGAAATGAATCCATTTTTATCAGCATCAAGGCTTACAGAATCATCCTTGCTTTTCTCTATTATTCTGGCTGCGTCGATCCTTTCTCTCATTTCAATCAATTTAAGCAATGCATACACGGGAAGCTTCAGCCTGCTGAATATATTCCCTTCCCTTGGAAGAATTAAAAGTGCGGTCTTATTCGGAACAGCCGGCATTATCCTTAGTACGATGCCTGCAGTAGTTACCGAGGCAAAAAGCTGGATTTCGATCCTCGGCAGTTTATCCATTCCGTTATCTGCTGTCATCGTATCCGATTTTCTAATGGTGAAAAAAGGAACGATATCTGATAAAGATCTTTTACAAATGGGGAGTGTTAACAGGCAGGCTGTGTTTTCTATGGCGGCAGGAATTCTTATTTACTGGCTGGTCCCTTCAGGCACTGGTCCGGGTTTTATCAGTTTTATAGCAACATGTGTACTTTATATCTTAATCATTCGAAAAAAAGCTGGCACCGATTGA
- a CDS encoding bifunctional oligoribonuclease/PAP phosphatase NrnA: MRDQILNTIKQYETIIIHRHVRPDPDALGSQCGLAEILKTSFPEKRVLVTGETEPSLEFLYKMDTVSDQDYDGALVIVCDTANQERVSDQRYHSGAMLIKIDHHPNEDQYGDLIWVDTSASSVSEMIYELFLEGKGSGLEISQKGAELIYAGIVGDTGRFLFPSTTDRTFKYASELIDHGFSINKLYSSLYKTKINVAKLSGYVLQNFEVSPSGAASVIIRQDLLEKYETTASEASQLVSILGDIEGMTAWVFFVEEEDQIRVRLRSKGPVINELAKRYRGGGHPLAAGASIHQWEEAEQVFEELELICRDYQQK, from the coding sequence ATGAGAGACCAAATACTGAATACGATTAAACAATATGAAACCATCATAATTCACAGACATGTGCGCCCCGATCCCGACGCGCTAGGATCGCAATGCGGACTTGCTGAAATATTAAAAACTTCTTTTCCGGAAAAAAGAGTCCTTGTAACCGGCGAAACAGAGCCTTCACTTGAATTCTTATACAAAATGGATACTGTTTCAGATCAGGATTACGATGGGGCGCTTGTGATTGTGTGTGACACAGCAAACCAGGAGCGTGTGAGCGACCAGCGTTATCACTCAGGAGCGATGCTTATTAAAATCGATCATCATCCAAATGAAGATCAGTATGGAGATTTGATATGGGTCGATACGTCTGCAAGCTCTGTCAGTGAAATGATTTACGAGCTTTTCCTTGAGGGTAAAGGAAGCGGACTTGAAATCAGCCAAAAAGGCGCGGAACTAATCTATGCAGGAATTGTTGGGGATACCGGAAGATTTTTGTTCCCGAGTACAACCGATCGCACCTTTAAATATGCGAGTGAGTTGATTGACCACGGTTTTTCCATTAATAAGCTATACAGCAGCTTGTACAAGACAAAAATAAATGTGGCTAAATTGAGCGGATATGTTCTTCAAAATTTCGAAGTATCCCCATCAGGAGCAGCGAGCGTTATCATTAGACAGGATTTGCTTGAAAAATACGAGACGACCGCTTCAGAAGCTTCACAGCTTGTCAGCATTTTAGGGGATATTGAAGGAATGACGGCTTGGGTCTTTTTCGTGGAAGAAGAGGATCAAATCCGGGTACGTCTCCGTTCTAAAGGGCCTGTTATTAATGAATTGGCAAAAAGATACCGGGGAGGCGGGCACCCGCTGGCTGCCGGCGCCTCCATCCATCAATGGGAAGAAGCGGAACAGGTTTTTGAGGAACTGGAGCTTATATGCAGGGATTATCAGCAGAAATAA
- the ald gene encoding alanine dehydrogenase, translating into MKIGIPKEIKNNENRVALTPAGAYGLVKAGHEVIVETGAGTGAGFSDQQYADAGAAIIQDPENVWSAEMVMKVKEPVASEYSYFREGLILFTFLHLAAEPELTRALLEKKVTAIAYETVQLRDGSLPLLTPMSEVAGRMAAQIGAEFLEKHKGGKGILLAGVPGVYRGKVTIIGGGTAGANAAKIAAGLGAEVRILDVSAGRLRQLENVFGERVMTLMSDPYHIHESVVWADLAIGAVLIPGAKAPKLVSETTVKGMEQGSVIVDIAIDQGGIFETADRVSTHENPVYEKHGILHYAVANMPGAVPRTSALALTNVTFPYALQIANKGFKKALNDDDALKNGLNTCGGFVTYRTVAEEGQFPYSAPESFLGR; encoded by the coding sequence ATGAAAATCGGAATTCCGAAAGAAATAAAAAATAATGAAAACAGAGTGGCGCTGACTCCTGCTGGTGCTTACGGGCTGGTTAAGGCTGGCCATGAAGTCATCGTTGAGACAGGTGCAGGGACTGGTGCCGGTTTTTCAGATCAGCAGTACGCAGATGCTGGGGCGGCAATCATACAAGACCCAGAAAATGTCTGGAGCGCGGAAATGGTGATGAAGGTAAAAGAACCGGTAGCTTCTGAATATTCCTATTTCAGAGAGGGGCTGATCCTGTTTACCTTTCTTCATCTGGCTGCGGAGCCTGAATTAACCAGGGCACTATTAGAGAAAAAGGTGACTGCCATCGCTTATGAAACCGTCCAGCTGCGAGATGGTTCGCTGCCTCTCCTTACACCGATGAGTGAGGTTGCGGGAAGAATGGCTGCTCAAATCGGAGCAGAGTTTTTGGAGAAGCATAAGGGCGGCAAGGGGATTCTTCTGGCAGGTGTACCGGGGGTTTACCGCGGAAAGGTGACAATTATCGGCGGAGGGACAGCGGGAGCCAATGCGGCTAAAATTGCTGCAGGTCTTGGCGCAGAGGTGCGTATATTGGATGTAAGTGCCGGCAGACTCCGGCAGCTTGAGAATGTGTTTGGTGAACGAGTGATGACACTGATGTCTGATCCGTATCATATTCATGAATCGGTTGTGTGGGCGGATCTCGCGATCGGGGCGGTTCTGATTCCTGGAGCCAAAGCGCCAAAACTCGTGTCTGAGACGACGGTAAAGGGGATGGAGCAGGGGTCTGTCATTGTAGATATTGCGATTGATCAAGGAGGAATTTTTGAAACGGCAGACCGCGTATCGACCCATGAAAATCCTGTTTATGAAAAACATGGCATCCTTCACTATGCGGTAGCCAATATGCCTGGCGCTGTTCCGAGAACCTCTGCCTTGGCCCTCACAAATGTAACCTTTCCTTATGCCCTTCAAATTGCGAATAAAGGATTTAAAAAAGCCCTGAATGATGATGATGCCCTGAAAAATGGACTGAATACGTGCGGGGGCTTCGTGACGTATAGAACGGTGGCGGAAGAGGGGCAGTTTCCATATAGTGCCCCGGAATCGTTTTTAGGGAGATAA
- a CDS encoding SDR family oxidoreductase, whose amino-acid sequence MKHAIITAGTKGLGKKVTEAFLQKGYSVTATFRSDREAAEALKNEFQHLSGRLLLLQGDVTKKSDLDAIIDKTMQAYGRIDCLINNAGPYIFERKKLADYSDDEWYSMIEGNLSSVFHLFRKTVPIMREQKFGRLITYGFQDAASAPGWLHRSAFSASKAGLASLTKSIAYEEAENGITANMICPGNIMGDMKEATIDSARSQHDPNTPIGRSGTGEDIARIITFLCDDQSDFITGAIIDANGGADVLRRKSGN is encoded by the coding sequence ATGAAGCACGCCATCATTACCGCCGGAACAAAGGGACTCGGAAAAAAAGTAACTGAAGCTTTTCTTCAAAAGGGGTACTCGGTTACCGCCACTTTCCGAAGCGATCGGGAAGCAGCAGAAGCATTAAAAAATGAGTTTCAGCATCTATCCGGGAGGCTGCTTCTTCTTCAAGGAGATGTAACCAAAAAAAGCGATTTGGATGCCATTATCGATAAGACGATGCAAGCCTATGGAAGAATCGACTGCCTCATCAACAACGCCGGGCCTTATATATTCGAACGAAAAAAACTGGCCGATTACTCAGATGATGAATGGTACAGCATGATCGAAGGAAATTTAAGTTCCGTATTTCACCTTTTCAGAAAAACAGTGCCCATTATGAGGGAACAGAAATTCGGCCGCCTCATTACATATGGATTTCAGGACGCAGCAAGCGCGCCCGGATGGCTGCATAGGTCCGCCTTCAGCGCCTCAAAAGCAGGTCTTGCTTCCCTAACGAAATCCATCGCATACGAAGAAGCCGAAAACGGGATCACCGCTAACATGATTTGCCCGGGAAATATTATGGGAGACATGAAAGAAGCCACAATTGATTCCGCCCGCAGCCAGCATGACCCAAATACCCCAATCGGACGGTCCGGGACAGGCGAAGACATTGCCCGCATTATCACGTTCCTGTGCGACGACCAATCGGACTTCATCACAGGCGCCATTATCGATGCAAATGGCGGAGCAGATGTACTTAGACGAAAATCAGGAAACTAG
- a CDS encoding YtpI family protein, whose protein sequence is MPILAFLIVAAFSFYFFYKLKYYRSGKPMERGLYSGKSRMALGVFVFLFGVNQFFLYPSAVSISIGIIFIILGAGSFWAGQKMRRHYRPLADKEHQKMSI, encoded by the coding sequence ATGCCTATACTGGCGTTTCTAATTGTAGCTGCATTTTCCTTCTATTTCTTCTACAAACTAAAGTACTACCGGTCCGGTAAACCAATGGAACGAGGCCTTTATTCCGGCAAATCAAGAATGGCTCTTGGAGTCTTTGTCTTTTTATTCGGAGTCAATCAATTTTTCCTCTATCCATCTGCCGTTTCCATTTCGATCGGCATCATCTTTATAATCCTTGGAGCCGGCAGTTTCTGGGCAGGGCAAAAAATGCGCAGGCACTACCGTCCGCTTGCAGATAAAGAACATCAGAAAATGTCCATATAA